A portion of the Drosophila sechellia strain sech25 chromosome 2R, ASM438219v1, whole genome shotgun sequence genome contains these proteins:
- the LOC6608579 gene encoding LOW QUALITY PROTEIN: tigger transposable element-derived protein 4 (The sequence of the model RefSeq protein was modified relative to this genomic sequence to represent the inferred CDS: substituted 2 bases at 2 genomic stop codons) — translation MPSGGVRKPRTSLTLEEKMEVIQSQERNKLSVRDLAKKXDQCLIHTYEXVKITKTQAADILKHKQSIKEGLLSGELKLNQMRRNPLTQRGAQIDEMCFDWFSRVRTENRPISGEMVRKKAKQIALELGHSNFSASSGWLEKWRKRHNIRYNDTGDSLDLQEFEAILVKSEPISNKDDCDEPYPVTLIEPIYSTEEAMMQLARLKEFAKDDYASYQQLLSLENQWSWKWNTFKKELP, via the coding sequence ATGCCATCGGGAGGAGTCAGAAAACCTAGAACATCGCTCACTTTGGAAGAGAAAATGGAGGTAATCCAGTCCCAGGAGCGAAACAAGCTATCGGTTCGGGATCTGGCCAAGAAGTAAGATCAATGCctgatacatacatatgaatGAGTAAAAATAACGAAGACACAGGCAGCAGACATTTTGAAGCACAAACAGTCGATCAAAGAGGGTCTGTTGAGCGGAGAACTAAAGTTGAACCAGATGCGGAGGAATCCCCTCACTCAGCGGGGCGCCCAGATCGATGAGATGTGCTTCGATTGGTTCTCGCGTGTCCGTACGGAGAATAGACCCATATCGGGGGAAATGGTACGGAAAAAGGCCAAGCAGATAGCGTTGGAGCTGGGCCACTCCAATTTCTCTGCCTCCTCCGGATGGCTGGAGAAATGGCGGAAGCGACACAACATCCGATACAATGACACCGGTGACAGCCTGGATCTGCAGGAGTTCGAGGCCATTCTGGTGAAGAGCGAACCCATCTCGAATAAGGACGATTGTGATGAGCCATATCCCGTGACGCTGATCGAGCCTATCTATTCCACCGAAGAGGCCATGATGCAGTTGGCCCGCCTGAAGGAGTTCGCCAAGGATGACTATGCTTCCTACCAGCAGTTGCTTAGCCTGGAAAATCAATGGAGCTGGAAGTGGAACACCTTTAAAAAGGAGCTTCCTTGA